From Salarias fasciatus chromosome 8, fSalaFa1.1, whole genome shotgun sequence:
TGGTCCCGGTGGGCGGCCTGGCCTTCCTGGTGAACCACGACTTCTCCCCGCTGGAGGTCAGAATGGAACGCCACTTGAAAGGGGGGCAGTTTTTCAATGAATCGTCCTGAAACTGGACAGATTGTTGGATTTTCGGGGTTGTAGTTTTCTGAATTGTTTCCAGGTGGAACGTTTCGTGGAACACAGCCACGCTCTGACGTTTGGTGCTCTGTCTCCAGATCCTGTGGACGTTCTCCATCTACCTGGAGTCGGTGGCCATCCTACCCCAGCTCTTCATGATCAGTAAGACGGGCGAGGCGGAGACCATCACCACCCACTACCTGTTCTTCCTGGGCCTGTACAGAGCCCTCTACCTCATCAACTGGATATGGAGGTTCTACTTCGAGGGCTTCTTCGACATGATCGCCATCGTGGCCGGCGTGGTGCAGACCATCCTCTACTGCGACTTCTTCTACTTGTATGTGACAAAAGGTGAGAGCGGCTCTGCCTCTACGCTGAtgatgtgctgctgtttgtaaACAGGTGAACGTGTTCGGTCTGGAGCTGAAATTCCGTTGATATTTGTTAGTTTGATGCCAACAGAGACCAGAAATACTGGTTGGACAGTTAGTTTaacagttagcatctcccacaCTGCGCTAGTTTAACTGAGTAGAGGGCAGTTTGGGAAACGTCTTTATAAAGGTGAAAGTGCTGAAATAGATAAAAGATCTAAAAAAGACATTGACTGAAATGgctgaaacaacaaaagaggctaaaaatgtacttaaaattattaaaaaatgagTCAAATTGCTTAACATTCAAGTGAAACTGCAAAAAATGGTCAAATATCTTAATTATAAAGTTGTTCAAATCCgtaaaaagtcattaaaattcCTAAAATTGCTATATTGGGTAGAAtggtaaagaagaaaaaaaaaaggctcaaaatgttgGAATTGTTAACTGTggtaaaatagaataaaaatactCAAACAgatcttacaaaaaaaaaaaaaaactaaaaggatTGGATTAAACGGCTAAACACCACTTTGCGCCATAAAAATAACTCAAAGTTTCTAAATCAGGTGAAATTGCTGAAACATCTTAAATTGTTAAAAATGCCATAAACCGCAAAAAATGCTGAACTGTGAGAGATATTCCAAAATGTGAAAAGATTTTAACTATCGGCCCTAACTTTCAAAAATCCAACTTGACTATATATCAACAATGGGTATAAACGgccccaaaacaaaaaaagacacaagcAGCTAAAGAAGGCTAAAACAAttcaaacagaataaaataaatccagCTAAAGTACGATTCTGTCATAAATAGCTAAAACTATGGATTCATTTGAAGGTTATTGATATTTTGTGACTACTTTAAACAATTGTATTTAGTAAAATGAGCAATTCCAGGATTTTAGTGGTAAAGTTACTTCACTGCAGAATTTATGAACGAGTTCCACTTTAGGAAATAATGAAATTGAGCTGAGAAAATGAGGTTATTGATCTAATTTCATAACTTTATTAAGCTAAGGCCCCATTTTCACGACaaattttcaagtgaaaatgcatcgtttgtttcattttcttctcgGAAAACAATTTAGAATAAACAATTGAATCGATCTTTTGTCGTTTCAGTGCTGAAAGGAAAGAAGCTGAGTCTGCCCGCCTGAAGTGCCAAAGAGGAGCGTTTGAGCGGACTCCGAGGCGGGACGGAAGCTCCTCCTCCGGTGTGAGATGCCTCCCACAGAGAGCGAGCGGGGAGCCTCGGCTTTCGGATTTCTGTTTGACGCATCTCGCCTTAACTTTTTTTAATACTCTGTAAAAAGGAagaagttaaaacaaaaaacaaacaaaaaccaggaaaagttttctaaaaaaaaaaaggagaaaaaaaacagattgggAGATGTAAAAGTGGCCTGTGATTTGGCGGACTCATTCTTGTGGCGGGGCGTTTGTAAGAGTATTTACAATCACaataaatgtgctgttttgttgtttttttgacttttgGTGGGCAAAtgcttcatgtttgtttttctttcattcccACATGTAAATTCTTTCTGCtgcagaaaggttttttttaattgtttttgccAACAATTTGGataaaacttgattttttttttcttttaaaagtccACAGCTGGTGTAGCCAAGGTGTGTTTTATCACCTTTCTTTCACTGTAAATGGCTCCACTTCATCTGTAATTACACATGATTGCACTTCTCCGGCTCTCCCTTCAGGCgcagatgtatttatttttatcttttaaagaGTCCGTAGATTTGTCTGCTCATCGTGCGATGGGGGATTTTAAAGGAATCTTCCAGAGTCGGACTCGGAATCGGAGCGCCGACCTCCCCGGGACAGATCTCGTTTTCTCACTTGAGCTTTTCGCATGATGTTGCCACCATGAATAAAAATTTTGTGGGAAACAAAACTGTCTGTACATTCTTTCTAATGATGTTTATATGTCATCCACAGGATAAGACAGGATCAATCATCGAAGAGAATTTAACCAACAGGGTCACTTTAAGTTTTCTTTAGTTCATATTCTTTCTTTTGGGAAGTAGTGCCATATCGATTCATGGAATCACTTCTGTCGTTCACTTTCATGGATTTGACTGAGAACTCTTTTGTGGCTTCATATTGTGGCTCCAACTTAAATTCTGGAAATTGGCCTCTTTTTCATAAGTCATGAAGTTTGCAGACTAAAACTAGAAACAATAGCAAAGAcatgaaatgataaaaatagGTTAATACATCTAAAGTAAATAAGAGAtcagcaaagttttttttttttttatctgagcATTTCCATATTAAATACAATCACTGATGTGGATTCTTTTAATGTACGTCAGTGAAAAACGTTTCTATAGAATAAAATTACTTGATTGCACGTTTTTTTGTATCTTGTGTTACATGTTCAAAATATCCTCATTTTTTGACAGCTTAAAAATGCAGATAAAATCTGACTTTTGTTACATATTTAAAATTCCATCATGTTAGATTTGTCATctcagatatttttttaaaactttttttatgttttctttttattatggTGCGGCGCTAAATATTGTCCCTTCCGCCTGTCAAAGGTTCCTTCATTCTCCTGCACCATGAAACACTGTTAGAACACCACGCAGCGCGTAATCACTGTTCttacatgtgtttgtgtttttaaacgGTCAATTTTtcgaatattttttttccttaagcTTTGAAGAAAGTTTTCAACTCGAATCGGAACTAGGAACTTTTCTATCCGGAACATCTATTTCAGGTGTAACGTTTCTCGGTCCCGGTGACAAACAGGAATGAAAACAGGTCTAAACAAACTTACATTTCTCTGCCTTTTTGAATAGCAGAAAACAATAGTTGAAGTTTAAAGGTTGTGCGATAACTTAAGAATAGCTTCTTGGATAAAGACGATGTTGGATCACAATGTTCCTGTCGGAAACTCTTTATGTAAGTTATCCTGAGTTGAAATTCTAAGCTAACATACTAACGTACACTGTGGAGGGAATCGAACATAACATGGGTTTTAGTGCACTTTCAAGCTCGTTTTATTCCGTGTTGCTACTGTGGTATGCATCGGGGGGAATGAATGTTAGTAGATCTGTCCTGTGTAGCGACACAAAGGTATTTATAATATTTATTCGAAAATACAAAAATTCCCTCCAAAAAGTTTTACATGGAAGTCATTGAAATCTCAAAAAGTCCACCAGATACTGATCAGAAGATATTTTAACACCCAAAAAGTCAGTGTACATTTCcttgtttttgaaatactttttttttaattattaaaagaCTAGAAATCGGAATTTAAAACGTGATATCATGACTCAGACGTGTTAAAATGTGTCCTTTATAGTGATTAAAGCTGCTttacctgttaaaaaaaagacctaTCAAGgtgaatgtattttaaaatacagCTCTGTTCTGTTCATGCTCTATTCTTATATAAATGCATAAAATTAAGATTTCTTCTTTATCCCCTCTATTTATGCTGTATTCCTCCTTATAATAAACTGACTCTGACCTGTGAATTTCAttgtttgtgaaatattttttttttattaataattaaaaGACTAGAAATCGGAATATAAAACATGATATCATGACTCAAAATGTTAAGGCCAAAACGGGACTTTTGGTTACTTTAATTCACACCAGCTGTCGCTGagagggtttgtttgttttttttaatttcttaatgAGGGGGGACTTAATCAGACTATTTCTTTGGGAAATAACTTTAATCTATGCCACTTTCTTCAATTTTGAACATTCCTGTCATACTGTGTGTAAACATTTCTCACTGTTCATGATGCAGGTTGACAGTCTGTTGTGATGGTACTGTTTTTTACGCTCTTAATAGAAAGGAAGTATTTGTAGTATTTCTGAATGTCTATCCATCCAGGCGCCCCCCTCGACATCCTCCGTCTGATGGCCCCCCCGCTgcgcctcctctctgcagccatGTGGAAGACGGTGCAGCAGAAGCTGGTGTCCCACTATGGgatggtggaggagctggtTTCCAGGGTGATGGACCTGGTGCCCGAGCTGCTGAACAATCAACAGAGGGCACAGCTGAGCCTGGGCCTCCGAGCCAAGGTGACTATAAACGTCATACACACCCCATTAACGCTGCAatttctcaagtgaaaatgtttttgatccagaaaagtttagcattttttgAGAAAGAtatccgtttacatggaaataacttaagaaataaaatgtgtctccaCTTATATTGACAATGTTGTAATAAAGGGTCTTTGTCAGAGAAGTGCTGTTAAATTCAGTCGTGAACGGCGCACATGGTATTCACTGTTGTAAACTTTTATTGTGGCatgcatgcacagtagcagcatttcagagaagttttgtttatttcaatttccatggagacggagagttgtaaagttccaccttgggagcgcCGGTTCTCCcaaatattaaagaaaacattgtttgtGTCCGCTCAGCTGATCCTGGAGATGTGTCAGCTCGGAGAGGCTGACCTGCAGGTCATCCAGCCTCACCTGGACCGGATACAGAGCCTCACTGACACATGGACAACAGAGGTGATTCAACATGTTTCTAATGTGAATCCGCTCCAGGGTCCCTCTCTGAGTCTGATGTAATGCGTTGTCTCACAGGTTGGTGGAACAGACTCACAACTTCCGTGTTCCAACTTTGTGGATCGTGTGAGAAAATTGTTGATGAGTCCTGAGGAGAAAGATCGGTTCTTTCAGGTCAGTTACGAtcgtttttttttctagtttcttCAAGATTAGGAACAGTTATGTTCTCCTTGAGGGCCTTAAGCATCCAGACTAtgttcaggatgtttttttcagctgttgctTTTAGTTAAATCCATGTGAGGCTAAACTTTGTTGGAAACGATAGTTTTTCTATTTTGCTGTGGATAAGCATGCAAGACGCACAGTTTTGGTCAGAAGATTTTTGGAGTTTTCTTGTTGAAAAAGATTTGACTGTCACTGAAACATTCGAGCACTTGAATAGTAACAGTGACTCAGATGGAGGCACTTTCTCACGTTTTCacatgttgtcatggaaacatgattcTCCTTTGGCCGATTGACGGCCCATTTACacgacatttcaagtgaaaacccaTCAATTCAGGAAAGTTTTGATTTACTcagcaatattttgaaaatgatgtccatttacacaaaaaaggttgaaacatTAAAGACAGTGAAGTTCCAGGACAATGTGCACGGTAGCCTCTTTTCAGAAAAACTATGGttctctgtttacatggagacagtcagagcattttcataaaaagctgttttcagtggctccaagcactgttgtcatgtaaacgaacaCCCAAAGCACAactaaagttttgtgttttcacttgaaaatgttttttctggAGTAATCCACTTTCTAAGCTTtcactctcttttctttttcttttttctcccagAGTGTGTTCCCCGAAGAGTTCGGACCTGCGTTTGATGAAGCTCTTCACACTCTGATGTATCTGTTTTTATCCCGACTGGAGAAGTTTGTCCCTCTTCAAACGTTCCAGCAGGTACGTCACAATCACACCACTCTCTACTGAGATAGATCCTTTGGATGAGCTTCACCTAATATATatcatttttcaatttcttgGAGGTTGCATGTGTGTTGGGGGAGGCGTCCTCAGtcctggaggagtgtgtgcagTCTGCGTCTCAGTGTGAGGACCTGAGGACTCTACTGCTGTACCGCAGGAACCTCACAACTCTGGATCACCATGGTAAGAGAACCAAGATCATTAAAGGTTTACAGGAGAGTaaatgtgtgcaaaaaaaagtttgattttagttattttttctacaattaaaacataactAGCCCATTGCTTTTACCTTTTGGGTCAAAACTGACCTAGTTTGACAACAAGcagtaaaaataatttaaatgtaaCTCTACTACACTGAAATTGATGACTTTTTCGTAATGTGACTTACCATTACATGTTTTTTCttgtgtaaacgaggcctgTTTCTTTGTTGATATTGTGTTGATGAAGAATTACGGATTGTTTTTTGTAGCCCCACTTTCAGTCTTGTCTGAATGATGAATgactcttcttgtttttcactgtgtaaCCACGCTTGCTAATTTCCCTTTCAGATCTCGTCTCAGATGGTGCCTGCATCATCTCAGCTCTCAAGCTTCCCCCAGTACGACCTTCTCCTCAAACACTCGTCCAAGATCAGTTCTTGGAGGATTCTCAGTCGCGCGTGTCCGAGTTGGACAAAGAATCCACATCACTGCCTCACACAGTTCAAATTACAGCTGACACAGCCTCGGAGCAGCTGACAGGAGAGAACTCCAGCTGTGAACCTGGGGAACAGTTACGTCTGGATGatgtaaaactggaaaaaaccgCGGATGACGTTGGGAATGAAGACAGTCACATGTCACAGCGTGCTGTGAAGGAGTGTCGGGTCCAGCTGACCAGGATAGAGATGCCTTCATCCTTGTGTTCTCGCCCTGTGAGGCCAAACAGAGGCCGAAGGATGAAGATGTTACTGAGGTTGGAGAAAAGACCACTTGAGGAAGAACGGGCCAATGAAGACTCTTCTAGGAAAACCAACCAAGTCAGCCGGACTCCTGCAGGagacagtgaggaagaggaggagtcggGCAGGCGCAGTTGCGACTCCTCTAATGTTGCCCTTTTGAGCCCATACTCCGAAGACTCCTGGTCATTCTACTCTGACCAAAGCTCTGGAGATAAGAGCGTCAGCGGCGGTTCCAGTATGGCTGATTCCTGGTCTTACTACTCAGATGATGACTCTTCTTTTGTGAGTCGTGCCAGTTGTTCTCCTGAACCACCTTCACCCTTACCTATAGAAGACTCGTCGATAGGGTGTAAGAAGGTATCAACCACTAGTAGAAAGCCTGGACTCCTCAACAAAAAACCTTCCACTCAAAAAAAGACTCGTAAATTCCCGTGCTTCATCTGTAAGGAAACAATCACCACCAAACTGGAGACCCACCTTAAAACCCACTTCCCCTCCGGAGACTACACCTGCCCTCGCTGCGATGCCAGATTCCCGCTGTAcagaggccttcagcagcacTTGAAAAGGTCCTGCTACGATTTCCACAGCCGGGAAATGGGTCACGAAGCTCCTGAGAAGCCCGAGAACAAATACAAGTGCGACAAATGCACAAACGTGTTCAAGTACAAGGTGTCACTGCGAAAGCACGCAGTGACGCACCACGAGCTCTACTGCGCCGTGTGTCAGAAGGTGCTACGGGACGCCGAGACGCTGGCGAGACACAACGTCTCTCACACGCCGTTCCACTGCAACCGCTGCAGCCAGTCCTTCACCGTGTTCAAGCACCTGGTCAAGCATTGCCAGAATGCGCACAAAGTTGCCAAACCCTTTCAATGCTTCAGCTGTTCGATGACTGTTTCCAGCCTGCGCCGTTTGATCATGCACGAGTGGAAGCACACGGGTCACATGCCCTTCCAGTGCGCCCAGTGCAATGTGAGGTGCAGGTCCGACTCCGATCTGCTTGACCACGCCCGAGTCCACACCCGGGAGAAACCCTACCTGTGCCCAGATTGCGGCAAGACCTTCTCCCA
This genomic window contains:
- the kdelr2b gene encoding ER lumen protein-retaining receptor 2b, with protein sequence MNIFRLTGDLSHLAAIIILLLKIWKTRSCAGISGKSQVLFALVFTTRYLDLLTSFISLYNTTMKIIYIGCAYATVYLIYMKFKATYDGNHDTFRVEFLVVPVGGLAFLVNHDFSPLEILWTFSIYLESVAILPQLFMISKTGEAETITTHYLFFLGLYRALYLINWIWRFYFEGFFDMIAIVAGVVQTILYCDFFYLYVTKVLKGKKLSLPA
- the LOC115392827 gene encoding zinc finger protein 37-like, which produces MLDHNVPVGNSLCAPLDILRLMAPPLRLLSAAMWKTVQQKLVSHYGMVEELVSRVMDLVPELLNNQQRAQLSLGLRAKLILEMCQLGEADLQVIQPHLDRIQSLTDTWTTEVGGTDSQLPCSNFVDRVRKLLMSPEEKDRFFQSVFPEEFGPAFDEALHTLMYLFLSRLEKFVPLQTFQQVACVLGEASSVLEECVQSASQCEDLRTLLLYRRNLTTLDHHDLVSDGACIISALKLPPVRPSPQTLVQDQFLEDSQSRVSELDKESTSLPHTVQITADTASEQLTGENSSCEPGEQLRLDDVKLEKTADDVGNEDSHMSQRAVKECRVQLTRIEMPSSLCSRPVRPNRGRRMKMLLRLEKRPLEEERANEDSSRKTNQVSRTPAGDSEEEEESGRRSCDSSNVALLSPYSEDSWSFYSDQSSGDKSVSGGSSMADSWSYYSDDDSSFVSRASCSPEPPSPLPIEDSSIGCKKVSTTSRKPGLLNKKPSTQKKTRKFPCFICKETITTKLETHLKTHFPSGDYTCPRCDARFPLYRGLQQHLKRSCYDFHSREMGHEAPEKPENKYKCDKCTNVFKYKVSLRKHAVTHHELYCAVCQKVLRDAETLARHNVSHTPFHCNRCSQSFTVFKHLVKHCQNAHKVAKPFQCFSCSMTVSSLRRLIMHEWKHTGHMPFQCAQCNVRCRSDSDLLDHARVHTREKPYLCPDCGKTFSQRSNLLRHFNLIHSECRDEKKHSCSMCDKSFKEKGALKKHQRSKHFKELFRNPCPYCGKMIASSTMARHKLIHTGEKPFKCVQCDQRFRSKPEVDRHVLMRHSSERPFKCDICEKGFIKMCYLKQHAKIHSGVKPFVCHICGKAFLKVSSMLRHKRLVHTFITQ